One part of the Natrinema salinisoli genome encodes these proteins:
- a CDS encoding enoyl-CoA hydratase/isomerase family protein, translating to MSSAVDYTVDSDRATALVTLDRPDSLNTLNERLIDELCDAIARAEADDEVRAIVLRGAGDKAFSAGYDIAPAEEDGEEADPVPSVDDLLDEFDAATDHVHAVWECDSPVIAAVDGYCLAGGSDLAMACDLVIATDESEFGYPGLRMAGVPPTLVYPFVMNLHEAKELLLSGKVVDAQRASELGMVNRVVSRDRLMATVFAEVEEIRKMPGNNVRILKQVLNGTAEMQGAKPMFKFSELFDALGHHTEYGREYYRIAATEGFDAALEYMNERNKGTRPPE from the coding sequence ATGTCATCGGCCGTCGACTACACCGTCGATTCGGATCGAGCGACCGCGCTCGTCACGCTCGATCGTCCCGACTCGCTGAATACGCTGAACGAGCGCTTGATCGACGAACTGTGCGACGCGATCGCTCGAGCGGAGGCCGACGACGAGGTGAGAGCGATCGTCCTTCGCGGTGCGGGTGATAAGGCGTTCTCGGCCGGCTACGATATCGCCCCAGCAGAGGAAGATGGGGAGGAAGCAGACCCCGTTCCGTCGGTCGACGACCTTCTCGACGAGTTCGACGCCGCGACCGATCACGTCCACGCCGTCTGGGAGTGTGACTCACCGGTGATCGCCGCCGTCGACGGCTACTGTCTCGCCGGCGGGAGCGATCTGGCGATGGCGTGTGACCTCGTGATCGCGACCGACGAGTCGGAGTTCGGCTATCCGGGGCTGCGGATGGCCGGCGTCCCGCCGACGCTCGTCTATCCGTTCGTCATGAACCTCCACGAGGCGAAAGAACTGCTCCTCTCGGGCAAGGTCGTCGACGCGCAGCGAGCGTCGGAGTTAGGGATGGTCAATCGCGTCGTTTCCCGGGACCGACTCATGGCGACGGTCTTCGCGGAGGTCGAAGAGATCCGAAAGATGCCGGGAAACAACGTTCGCATCCTCAAACAGGTACTCAACGGTACCGCGGAGATGCAAGGCGCGAAGCCGATGTTCAAGTTCAGCGAACTGTTCGACGCGCTCGGCCACCACACGGAGTACGGGAGAGAGTATTATCGCATCGCGGCGACCGAGGGGTTCGACGCGGCGCTCGAGTACATGAACGAGCGGAACAAGGGAACGAGGCCGCCCGAGTGA
- a CDS encoding long-chain-fatty-acid--CoA ligase codes for MGYLPTLPETLSRTTRKYPDQEAIVYPRKDVRLTYAEFDDRVNRFANALRERGVERGDRVSLLLHNSSEFSIALFGLLRAGAVFNPVNYRLAPSEVGYILDDSESTVLVFEEATRDTVESGRDEFGTIEEYVYVDDDVERTPEYAAGFHELLERTDAGTPSVSVDPTDQYAIMYTSGTTGRPKGVVHSHRDATYHNMLYAGQMGLDFTDIGISAMPLYHNAELNCGLLTRINLGAKSVVLHDFDPRRALEIVDEERATHLFVASRIWGKLLEESNEMASFDGSSLELGVYGAAPMPPSLLEECIETFTEDYATAYGMTEMGPCATFILPFEVREHLESVGRAAPNHEVRIVEPTENEEPNDPVTPDDTVETGETGEIILQGPPMMDEYWNLPEKTADAIRDGWFFTGDAGYLNEDGYLFLVDRIDDMIISGGENIYPTEIENVLYQHDGVAEVAVIGEEDNQWGERVVAHVVPDGDLTADDLDEFCRASDDLAEFKRPRRYEFRDDLPKNPSGKIQKYKLRDED; via the coding sequence ATGGGTTATCTTCCCACGCTACCGGAGACGCTGTCGCGGACGACGCGGAAGTATCCAGATCAGGAAGCGATCGTCTACCCCCGAAAGGACGTCCGTCTCACCTACGCCGAATTCGATGACAGAGTGAATCGGTTCGCGAACGCACTCCGAGAGCGCGGTGTCGAACGCGGCGATCGCGTTTCACTGTTGCTCCACAACTCTTCGGAGTTCTCTATCGCACTGTTTGGCCTCCTGCGGGCCGGCGCCGTCTTCAATCCCGTAAATTACCGCCTCGCACCCAGTGAGGTCGGCTACATACTCGACGATTCCGAATCGACGGTCCTCGTCTTCGAAGAGGCGACGCGAGACACGGTCGAGAGCGGCCGCGACGAGTTCGGGACGATCGAGGAGTACGTGTACGTCGACGACGACGTCGAACGGACGCCCGAATACGCCGCTGGGTTCCACGAGCTGCTCGAGCGTACCGACGCCGGAACGCCGTCCGTCTCGGTCGATCCGACGGACCAGTACGCGATCATGTACACGAGCGGGACCACCGGCCGACCGAAGGGAGTCGTCCACTCTCACAGAGACGCGACGTACCACAACATGCTATACGCCGGCCAGATGGGGCTCGATTTCACGGATATCGGGATCTCGGCGATGCCGCTGTATCACAACGCCGAACTCAATTGCGGACTCCTCACGCGGATCAACCTCGGCGCGAAATCGGTAGTCCTCCACGATTTCGACCCACGACGTGCCCTCGAGATCGTCGACGAAGAACGGGCGACACACCTCTTCGTGGCCTCGCGTATCTGGGGGAAACTGCTCGAGGAATCGAACGAGATGGCGTCGTTCGACGGGTCGTCGCTCGAACTCGGCGTCTACGGGGCTGCCCCGATGCCGCCATCGCTGCTCGAGGAGTGTATCGAGACGTTCACCGAGGACTACGCCACGGCCTACGGGATGACGGAGATGGGGCCGTGCGCGACGTTCATCCTCCCCTTCGAGGTTCGGGAACACCTCGAGAGTGTCGGGCGGGCCGCGCCGAACCACGAGGTCCGGATCGTCGAGCCGACCGAGAACGAGGAACCGAACGACCCCGTCACGCCAGATGATACCGTCGAGACAGGGGAAACCGGTGAGATCATCCTGCAGGGTCCGCCGATGATGGACGAATACTGGAACCTGCCGGAGAAGACGGCGGACGCGATCCGCGATGGCTGGTTCTTCACGGGCGATGCGGGCTATCTCAACGAGGACGGGTACCTCTTCCTGGTCGACAGGATCGACGACATGATCATCAGCGGCGGCGAGAACATCTACCCGACCGAAATCGAGAACGTCCTCTACCAGCACGACGGCGTCGCCGAAGTCGCGGTGATCGGCGAGGAAGACAACCAGTGGGGCGAACGCGTCGTCGCGCACGTCGTTCCGGACGGCGACCTGACCGCGGACGACCTCGACGAGTTCTGTCGAGCGAGCGACGACCTCGCCGAGTTCAAGCGGCCGCGGCGGTACGAGTTCCGCGACGACCTCCCCAAGAACCCGAGCGGAAAGATACAGAAGTACAAGCTCCGAGACGAGGACTGA
- a CDS encoding enoyl-CoA hydratase/isomerase family protein — MQEYENLAVTLDDDVLQIAIDRPDALNAVNAPLHAELAEVFDDAYDADARVIVLTGNGDAFSAGGDVNWMKESVEEPGKFLETAREGEEIIESIVNLEKPVIAKVNGDATGLGATLALFCDIVMMSEDARIGDPHVNVALVAGDGGAVIWPLLTSLNKAKELLMTGDLLSAEEAEDLGLVNHVVPAAELDDATDEMVAKLATGPQTAIRYTKKTLNSWLELGNDLALTKGIALEAAAQQHPDHEEAVQAFLDKRQPDFPSGRDRE; from the coding sequence ATGCAGGAGTACGAAAACCTAGCGGTGACGCTCGACGACGACGTCCTCCAGATCGCAATCGACCGCCCGGACGCGCTTAACGCGGTAAACGCTCCGCTACACGCCGAACTCGCCGAGGTATTCGACGACGCCTACGACGCCGACGCGAGGGTGATCGTTCTCACCGGGAACGGCGACGCGTTCTCCGCCGGCGGCGACGTAAACTGGATGAAAGAGAGCGTCGAGGAGCCCGGCAAGTTCCTCGAGACGGCCCGAGAGGGGGAGGAGATCATCGAGAGCATCGTCAACCTCGAGAAACCAGTGATCGCGAAGGTAAACGGCGATGCGACGGGACTGGGGGCAACGCTCGCGCTCTTCTGTGATATCGTCATGATGAGCGAGGACGCACGGATCGGGGACCCACACGTGAACGTCGCCCTCGTCGCCGGGGACGGCGGCGCGGTCATCTGGCCGCTACTGACGAGTCTCAACAAGGCGAAGGAGCTGCTGATGACGGGCGACTTGCTCTCCGCCGAGGAAGCCGAAGACCTCGGACTCGTCAATCACGTGGTCCCCGCCGCCGAACTGGATGATGCCACCGACGAGATGGTCGCCAAGCTAGCGACGGGGCCCCAAACGGCGATCAGGTACACGAAGAAGACCCTGAACAGCTGGCTCGAACTCGGGAACGATCTCGCGCTGACGAAAGGCATCGCGCTCGAGGCGGCAGCGCAACAGCATCCGGACCACGAGGAGGCCGTCCAGGCGTTCCTCGATAAGCGACAGCCCGACTTCCCGAGCGGTCGCGATCGTGAGTAG
- a CDS encoding acyl-CoA dehydrogenase family protein, whose translation MTTALTAEHEAIRDAVREFAETEIEPVARDYDEPGVVQFPREIFQDAADLDFLAPHYPEEYGGAGMDFLASVIVHEEFNRADPGIGTAVLTGKFGTELLLEYGEDWQKDEFLRPVLEGEAVCGTSISEPDAGSDVAGMRTTAEKDGDEWVLNGSKTWASNSPVAEFMIVMAKTTPDAGHNGISAFIVPTETDGFEVGRDIEKMGLRASPTAEINISDARIPADYLVGEEDRGFIQLMKFFNENRILVAANALGAAAGAFRHAFEYTQEREAFDQKIGEFQGLQWKLADMMTGIETARSTTYRAAGELMAGNDPRRLASIAKYYTSEVCEDVCSEAVQIHGGYGYTREFPVEKFYRDSRVQKIVEGTSEIQKNIIYDSLE comes from the coding sequence ATGACAACAGCACTGACGGCGGAACACGAGGCAATTCGCGATGCGGTTCGCGAATTCGCAGAAACGGAGATCGAACCGGTCGCCAGAGACTACGACGAACCCGGTGTGGTACAGTTCCCTCGGGAAATCTTTCAGGATGCCGCCGATCTGGACTTCCTTGCTCCGCACTATCCCGAGGAGTACGGCGGTGCCGGGATGGATTTCCTCGCGTCGGTCATCGTCCACGAGGAGTTCAACCGTGCGGATCCCGGAATTGGGACCGCCGTTCTGACCGGCAAGTTCGGTACCGAACTGCTTCTCGAGTACGGTGAGGACTGGCAGAAAGACGAGTTCCTCCGACCGGTCCTCGAAGGCGAGGCTGTGTGTGGCACGTCCATCAGCGAACCGGACGCGGGAAGCGACGTCGCCGGGATGCGGACGACTGCCGAGAAGGACGGCGACGAGTGGGTCCTCAACGGGAGCAAGACGTGGGCGAGCAATAGTCCCGTCGCGGAGTTCATGATCGTCATGGCAAAGACGACACCCGATGCGGGCCACAACGGAATTAGTGCCTTTATCGTACCGACCGAAACGGACGGGTTTGAGGTCGGACGCGATATCGAGAAGATGGGACTTCGGGCGAGTCCGACCGCGGAAATCAACATCTCGGACGCACGGATTCCCGCCGACTATCTCGTCGGGGAGGAGGACCGCGGTTTCATTCAACTGATGAAGTTCTTCAACGAGAACCGCATTCTCGTGGCAGCGAACGCGCTCGGTGCGGCCGCTGGTGCGTTTCGCCACGCGTTCGAATATACACAGGAACGCGAGGCCTTCGATCAGAAGATCGGGGAGTTCCAGGGCCTCCAGTGGAAACTCGCGGATATGATGACCGGGATCGAAACCGCCCGTTCAACCACGTATCGAGCGGCCGGCGAGTTGATGGCCGGTAACGATCCGCGACGCCTCGCCTCCATCGCCAAGTATTACACGAGCGAAGTCTGCGAAGACGTTTGTTCCGAAGCCGTGCAGATCCACGGCGGCTACGGCTACACGCGGGAGTTCCCGGTGGAAAAGTTCTATCGGGATTCCCGAGTCCAGAAGATCGTCGAGGGAACGAGCGAGATTCAAAAGAACATAATCTACGATAGCCTCGAGTAG
- a CDS encoding ABC transporter substrate-binding protein, producing the protein MKTVGAGAAVTSIAGCLGGSGGTGETIKIGHVMPVETDNGLGSERSAQLAVDQLNENGGILDRDVELVTADSAGQPSEAHSVVTEMISRDNIRMLVGTVVSEVALSLADLVAENDLPFLITGAASPRIFAENHAQNYDQFKSIFRPGPVNSIKQAEYLAQYGQFLSEEHGWDTMAVVCEDAAWTQDITDMTASLLEENGIDVAVNERVALDTNDWTPILDQVESSGAQTMIGALSHIPITGMTSSWSRNEYPFSLDGVMIAAQSPQFWSDTQGTAEYLSTATSAADGFADITPKTSEVMDAYQSEYDSRPTTPTFVGFITHDAINLYAEAVERAGTANHREDIDSIVEELQATDFEGSYGQIQFQGPDGEYPNDVYPGEGPGDEFAPFTITQWQAAEDGNGIGDTDGTKRCVWPETYQNGDHQTPSWM; encoded by the coding sequence TTGAAGACTGTAGGGGCGGGTGCAGCAGTCACGTCGATTGCTGGCTGTCTGGGCGGTAGTGGCGGTACGGGTGAAACGATAAAAATCGGGCACGTCATGCCCGTCGAGACCGACAACGGGCTCGGCTCAGAGCGGTCGGCACAGTTAGCGGTCGACCAATTAAACGAGAACGGAGGTATCCTCGACAGAGATGTCGAACTCGTCACGGCCGACTCCGCTGGCCAACCGTCCGAAGCACACTCTGTAGTGACGGAAATGATCAGCCGAGATAACATTCGGATGCTGGTCGGAACGGTCGTGAGCGAGGTAGCGCTCTCGCTGGCCGATCTGGTGGCCGAAAACGACCTCCCGTTCCTGATCACCGGCGCAGCGTCACCGCGTATTTTCGCCGAAAACCACGCACAAAACTACGACCAGTTCAAGAGCATCTTCCGTCCAGGGCCAGTCAACTCGATCAAACAGGCCGAATACCTCGCACAGTACGGCCAATTCCTCAGCGAAGAACACGGGTGGGACACGATGGCTGTCGTCTGCGAGGACGCCGCGTGGACGCAAGATATCACGGACATGACCGCGAGTCTGCTCGAAGAAAACGGGATAGACGTCGCGGTCAACGAGCGGGTCGCGCTCGACACGAACGACTGGACGCCGATCCTCGACCAGGTCGAGAGCTCCGGTGCACAGACGATGATCGGAGCGCTTTCGCACATTCCGATTACCGGCATGACATCGTCCTGGTCGCGAAACGAGTACCCGTTCTCGCTCGACGGCGTCATGATCGCTGCGCAGTCGCCGCAGTTCTGGTCTGACACACAGGGGACGGCCGAATACCTGTCCACCGCGACCTCCGCTGCGGACGGATTCGCGGACATTACACCGAAAACGAGCGAAGTCATGGACGCCTACCAGTCCGAGTACGATTCGCGACCGACGACGCCCACGTTCGTCGGTTTCATTACCCACGACGCGATCAACCTCTACGCAGAGGCCGTCGAGCGCGCTGGGACCGCGAACCATCGGGAGGACATCGATTCGATCGTCGAAGAACTCCAAGCGACCGACTTCGAAGGATCGTACGGACAAATTCAGTTCCAGGGGCCCGACGGCGAGTACCCCAACGACGTGTACCCGGGTGAAGGGCCGGGCGACGAATTCGCGCCGTTCACTATCACTCAGTGGCAGGCGGCGGAAGATGGCAACGGTATCGGTGATACGGATGGAACGAAACGTTGTGTCTGGCCCGAGACGTACCAGAACGGCGATCATCAGACGCCGTCCTGGATGTAA
- a CDS encoding branched-chain amino acid ABC transporter permease, whose protein sequence is MISDIITILIVGAMISAIYALIAIGFTMIFGVGGILNLTHGALLMIAAYAYFVTQPYIGRAGGVLVGIVLAGVASYGVYMGLVRYIEENVVITFMATIMAALALQEAMTMAFSQQAQVLTPILPGSVAVAGTRMQYDQLLAFVFSWVMIGMLWYYVTNTKDGRAILATSMSERGAIFTGVDLPRVRRQTWLIAGAFAGVGGIFIGRLQQTSPEMWLEPLTLAFMIVIIGGVGSIKGSIIAAYLIGYIETLTVALLGAPYRVVVALLIIIAVIMYRPEGLYGREYLE, encoded by the coding sequence ATGATATCAGATATAATCACAATACTCATCGTTGGGGCAATGATCAGTGCGATCTACGCGCTGATCGCAATCGGATTCACGATGATCTTCGGCGTCGGAGGGATACTCAATCTGACCCACGGTGCGTTACTCATGATCGCCGCCTACGCATACTTCGTCACCCAGCCGTATATCGGTCGAGCTGGGGGTGTACTCGTCGGGATCGTCCTCGCTGGGGTCGCGTCGTATGGCGTCTACATGGGTCTCGTCAGATACATCGAAGAGAACGTGGTCATCACGTTTATGGCGACGATTATGGCCGCGCTCGCCTTGCAGGAAGCGATGACGATGGCGTTCTCCCAGCAGGCTCAGGTTCTCACACCGATACTGCCGGGCTCTGTCGCTGTCGCGGGAACCCGCATGCAGTACGATCAGCTGCTGGCGTTCGTCTTTTCGTGGGTAATGATCGGAATGCTGTGGTACTACGTCACGAACACGAAGGACGGGCGAGCGATCCTCGCAACGTCGATGAGTGAGCGAGGTGCGATTTTCACCGGTGTCGACCTGCCTCGCGTTCGGCGGCAGACGTGGCTCATCGCGGGCGCGTTCGCCGGTGTCGGCGGCATCTTCATCGGTCGGCTCCAGCAGACCAGTCCCGAAATGTGGCTCGAGCCGTTGACGCTCGCCTTTATGATCGTCATTATCGGAGGCGTTGGATCGATCAAGGGGTCGATCATCGCGGCGTACCTGATCGGCTACATCGAAACGCTCACGGTTGCACTTCTCGGCGCTCCGTATCGCGTCGTGGTAGCGTTACTGATCATCATCGCGGTGATCATGTACCGGCCAGAAGGCCTCTACGGGAGGGAGTACCTTGAGTAA
- a CDS encoding branched-chain amino acid ABC transporter permease, translating into MSNEYDRSGEPIVQRFTREFLGEPNRYQIAAGGVALLALLTVPFWAGQYLYVFALASIWAIFAMGWDIISGHTNYISFGHSALSGGAAYTTGVLVHNVNPDMAMYITFPLSILAAIVIGLLFAVPTLRLEGPYFSLITLLGVLVLTQLVYIYGEYTGGELGITAVSTFTYNLTNLYYYTLIPMLLIGAVLVVVSQSNIGRILRAIGENEAAIESSGIDTTRFKLWAFLMSAITMGIGGAMLAHFYGNITPSTVLVVDRSLEMVAIAVIGGMGTIAGPIGGAFVFIILRDEVLTVFGSTGRWLALWLIVLFFLVFLRDGIFPFIWSRIGSIGGDRNE; encoded by the coding sequence TTGAGTAACGAATACGACCGTTCCGGCGAACCGATAGTACAGCGATTCACGAGAGAATTCCTCGGCGAACCGAACAGATACCAGATCGCAGCGGGCGGGGTCGCGCTCCTCGCGCTCCTCACCGTGCCGTTCTGGGCTGGTCAGTATCTGTACGTATTCGCGCTAGCGAGCATCTGGGCCATCTTCGCAATGGGATGGGACATCATTAGCGGGCACACCAATTACATCAGTTTCGGTCACTCGGCATTATCCGGCGGGGCTGCGTACACGACCGGCGTTCTCGTTCACAACGTTAACCCGGATATGGCAATGTACATTACGTTCCCGCTGTCGATCTTGGCAGCGATCGTCATTGGTCTCCTGTTCGCTGTGCCGACGCTGCGACTCGAAGGGCCGTACTTCTCGTTGATCACGCTCTTGGGCGTGTTGGTGCTGACCCAGTTGGTCTACATCTACGGGGAGTACACCGGCGGCGAGCTGGGGATCACTGCCGTGTCGACGTTCACGTACAATCTCACGAACCTGTACTATTACACGCTGATTCCGATGCTGCTCATCGGTGCCGTACTGGTCGTGGTGAGCCAGTCGAACATTGGACGGATCCTGCGCGCGATCGGAGAAAACGAAGCCGCAATCGAGTCCTCAGGAATCGATACGACGAGATTCAAATTATGGGCGTTCCTGATGAGCGCTATCACGATGGGAATCGGCGGTGCTATGCTCGCCCACTTCTACGGGAACATCACTCCATCGACGGTGCTCGTGGTCGATCGAAGCCTCGAAATGGTCGCCATCGCAGTGATCGGCGGCATGGGAACGATCGCTGGACCGATTGGCGGTGCGTTCGTCTTCATCATCCTCCGCGACGAGGTGCTGACGGTCTTCGGATCGACCGGCCGTTGGCTTGCACTGTGGCTAATCGTGTTGTTCTTCCTCGTGTTCCTCCGGGACGGGATCTTCCCGTTTATTTGGTCTCGAATCGGCTCCATCGGCGGTGATCGCAATGAGTAG